Sequence from the Scyliorhinus canicula chromosome 7, sScyCan1.1, whole genome shotgun sequence genome:
TGCCAGTCAGATTTGATTAACCCAATATAATTGTTTTGAAGGAATAAGGtgggggacagggtaggggtggggggagactttaaagCATTGACATTTGTGGTACTGATGGCATTCAGTGTGTATAGAGTACTTTCAGGAAAGAATAGAAAATTAAAAGAGGGAAGAAAATAGATCCATGTGGCAACATGTGAACTTTGGCACCAAGAATGAACAGATAATTCAATTGAGGGGCCACAATAGCCAAACTTGGTCCTTTACCTACGGGTAGCCATGACTCTTACAAGTTTTGACACGAAGCAAGCAGTAACTGCACATTCGCATTTCCAGTGCAGGAATACGAGCAGGGACTCTGGCCAGTCATTATCCCCTCAACTCAAAGGAATTGAGGCAAACTGTAGTAGTCCCTGTAACGCCCTGCATAAACTCATTTAATCCAGCAACTGGATATTCCATGGTATGTGCCTCAGATACTGACTGACTAATTTCAATGAGTCATCAGGGGAGTCCTAACAGGTGATCTTACTGGATATTAAATTACACAAAATGAATAAACTTTCAAAATATATACATAATATATTGACAGATTAGAGTCAAAGCCATACCAATTGCTATGTGTACACAATGCGCCTCACTGATGCAAGGTTGCCACACAACCAATAGCTATCCCAGAGTTATGCAATTTTGGTTAATGGTAACAAAAGCATTTCATTTTAATATAAATACATGGCCACGTTGTGCTCATTAAGAAAATGCAATGCATAGTATCTACTGATCCAAACAGATAGGAaagattccaggttcaattcttgttCAGTACAGGGCGAGTTAATTTAAGACAAGGGTAGCAAATTCTGGAATTTTCTTTTAAGTATATTTGGCTATGGAGAGGGGGAGAAACAGCCATGATTTCCAGTGCTAATCACAATCCAATGTCAGCTGCAGAATAGCAGAATAACTTTCTTAATGAGCCATTATTCAAAAAAGGGCTTAAAACAAGAGCATACTTTTCTCATGCCCTTCATGTTTTATGTACCCAATGTCATAAATTCCCCCAAAAATAAAGATGGCTTGCAAAGAAAAGAATTAAATATACAAGTTCACCAATTCTGAAAAATTGGACAAATTTTTAAATTTTCGTCTGCTATTAATATTTTGTCTTCCAGGGAAAATAAACTTTGATTTATAAACTTTGATTTACATACAATTCATCTGAATAAGCTGAAACTCCATAGATTCAAACTTGAGTTTAATTGCATGGTTACAAAACTTCAACAATATAATTTACTTCCATTCCATGTACAGTAAGAAAGAATTACCCAATATAAGCGTTTCGTCGATCCTCTTCTTTTCTCTTGATAAAGAACACAATGCCAATAATTAGCAGTAAACCTGCAATTGCTCCAATGACCGCACCTGCAATTATTCCCCCAGTTTTGGGTAGAGAACCTGAAAAAAAGTGTCATGAAGATGTGCTTTATGTCAATGATTTTTAATCCACTGGCTGCAAATATGaaattgaactttaaaaaaaaacagacctTGAAAACCACAAACTAAAAGGTGATCTGCACTCAGTCAAGATTCCTATTGGAATGAAGACGAGTGTAATCTACCGGCTGTGTCCCACCCGAACAGGGCGACAGAGCTCTTCTGGGCTTTACTTAGCTCGCCATGCCTCAtgagatctggatcctgcccaatgTGGACGGAATTAGTATTTGttaaatctgtatattagagtgagtagttggtctcgctctaatatggagctcgcctgatctacccgaggcattgggatctaaccccttcatcTCAGAGACCTGATGctagtgccgttcagtactgttcCCCACAAATGAGGATCAGGTATAAAGGCACTTGGTGGGGGACCTTGTTTTAAGTTAACTTGCCGGCCGACCAGGAGTTCATCGAATTATAATTGGAATGTATAATCATGTTTAAATTATGGGCACTTGAAGACAGGTCACATGGCCAGCCAACTTCTAGGTGTGTTTAAGTACATGCTCAGTAGACCTGATCACACAGCTATATAGCTGACTAGGGTTCCGAATGCTCTATCTTTCAGGAAAGTGTAGAGAAGGGCAACAAAATTAACTCCAAATATAAGGATGATTGGTCagcacagtggcagtggttagcactgctgcctcacagcaccagggacccgggttcaattccatccttggttaactatctgtggggagtttgcactttctcccaatgtctgcatgggtttcctccgggtgccacagtttccatccacagtccaaagatgtgcaggttaggtggattgggcatgctaaattaccccttggcgtccaaagatgtacaggttaggtggagttatggggttgggtggggaagtgggtcGAGGAAGGGTGCCCCTTTCAGAGGGTGAGTGCAGGCTTGCTGggccccaatggcctccttctgcactgtagggattctatgcacaCTATGTCAATCGGGATTGGTGGAGAGAATAGAAAAGTGAACATTTCCGATGCAAATAGTTCCCAAAACATTGATAACCGAGTTTTCATTTTTGCTTCAGGTTTCCAATGTCTACAGTAATTTATTTGGAATTTCTGGCTCTTCATCTGTACAatgaataagttttttttttaaatatacccAGCTGAACACACAGAAGCATAGTTTAACAGTTCAGCACCTCAGCAATATAGCACACCTGTCACAAGTTGCGGTGTGTTGAAGCAAATAGTACAAAAATAGTAATTTTCAGGAAAAAAATATTAGCGCTAGTGATATTTTTGGCTCACCTTGTTCAACGACAATTACGTGAATTTTTGCACCAAACTGACTGAAGTCAGGATCATTGAACACATTACAGGTGTAAGTTCCATTATCTTTAAAATTAACGTTGTTTATGATAATGGAAACATCGTTCTTGTTGATGTTACCATCCCACGTAACTCGGTTATGAATAATTGTCGGTTTTCCCATTGAATAATGTAATACCTGTCACAAAAAGATGGAATGAATGAAATCACATTCCAAAAATATACGTTATTAATCAATGAATGCTCAATAAACAATTGTTCCGAGTTTTATACTGAATTTTAAAGAAAGAATTATACAATAAAGGCAATCAGGTGGACCCAAAAATTACAAAATTACATGCAACATCGAACTT
This genomic interval carries:
- the mpzl1l gene encoding myelin protein zero-like 1 like isoform X4; translation: MVGFRVGIFLLALVINPVFGLDIYTKSEMTVENGTNVRLSCTFKSNQIVGSHLTAFWTFRAGTGGQDFNVLHYSMGKPTIIHNRVTWDGNINKNDVSIIINNVNFKDNGTYTCNVFNDPDFSQFGAKIHVIVVEQGSLPKTGGIIAGAVIGAIAGLLLIIGIVFFIKRKEEDRRNAYIGAQ
- the mpzl1l gene encoding myelin protein zero-like 1 like isoform X2, which gives rise to MVGFRVGIFLLALVINPVFGLDIYTKSEMTVENGTNVRLSCTFKSNQIVGSHLTAFWTFRAGTGGQDFNVLHYSMGKPTIIHNRVTWDGNINKNDVSIIINNVNFKDNGTYTCNVFNDPDFSQFGAKIHVIVVEQGSLPKTGGIIAGAVIGAIAGLLLIIGIVFFIKRKEEDRRNAYIGSPVPHSH
- the mpzl1l gene encoding myelin protein zero-like 1 like isoform X3, with the translated sequence MVGFRVGIFLLALVINPVFGLDIYTKSEMTVENGTNVRLSCTFKSNQIVGSHLTAFWTFRAGTGGQDFNVLHYSMGKPTIIHNRVTWDGNINKNDVSIIINNVNFKDNGTYTCNVFNDPDFSQFGAKIHVIVVEQGSLPKTGGIIAGAVIGAIAGLLLIIGIVFFIKRKEEDRRNAYIGGNRKS